The following coding sequences lie in one Pseudomonas svalbardensis genomic window:
- a CDS encoding sugar kinase → MNTISTLGPNTPRIALIGECMIELQQRADGSLQQSFGGDTLNTAVYLSRELGEGGTVDYVTALGDDSFSDAMCQSWADENIGLGMVQRLPGRLPGLYCIQTDAAGERRFLYWRNEAAVRDCFTTPAAAPILAALPDYDVLYFSGITLAVLGVQGREKLLETLVEARQRDARIVFDNNYRPRLWASIEDARAAYRSVLPYVDLALLTVDDEQALFHFSDCEAAFAAYEQIGTPEVVLKRGAEACLIRCDGESFEVPAQVVERVVDTTAAGDSFSAAYLASRLKGGSPVEAAEAGHQLASRVIQVPGALIPRT, encoded by the coding sequence ATGAACACCATCAGCACCCTTGGCCCCAACACCCCGCGCATTGCCCTGATCGGCGAATGCATGATCGAGTTGCAGCAACGCGCCGACGGCAGCCTGCAACAGAGTTTCGGTGGCGATACCTTGAACACGGCGGTCTACCTGTCCCGGGAGTTGGGCGAGGGCGGCACGGTGGATTACGTCACTGCCCTAGGCGACGACAGTTTCAGCGATGCCATGTGCCAGAGTTGGGCCGACGAAAACATCGGGCTCGGTATGGTCCAGCGCTTGCCCGGCCGATTGCCCGGTTTGTATTGCATCCAGACTGACGCTGCCGGTGAGCGACGTTTTCTTTACTGGCGCAACGAGGCGGCAGTCCGCGATTGTTTCACCACCCCGGCCGCCGCGCCGATCCTGGCGGCACTGCCGGATTACGATGTGCTGTATTTCAGTGGCATCACCCTGGCGGTACTGGGTGTGCAAGGTCGGGAGAAGTTACTGGAAACCCTGGTCGAAGCCCGGCAGCGGGATGCGCGGATCGTGTTCGACAACAACTACCGGCCACGTTTGTGGGCGTCGATCGAGGACGCACGGGCGGCCTATCGCAGCGTTCTGCCCTATGTCGATCTGGCATTGCTGACTGTCGATGACGAACAGGCGCTGTTTCATTTTTCCGATTGCGAGGCGGCGTTTGCCGCTTACGAGCAGATTGGCACGCCTGAAGTGGTACTCAAGCGTGGCGCCGAGGCGTGTCTGATTCGTTGTGATGGAGAGTCGTTTGAAGTGCCGGCGCAGGTGGTCGAGCGGGTGGTGGACACCACGGCGGCGGGGGATTCATTTAGCGCGGCGTATTTAGCCAGTCGCCTGAAAGGAGGCAGCCCGGTTGAGGCTGCCGAAGCGGGGCATCAATTGGCGAGTCGGGTGATTCAGGTGCCTGGAGCCCTCATTCCCCGAACCTGA
- a CDS encoding amino acid ABC transporter permease, translated as MYESPSWLHELWVAREVLWQGFMTSVQVSALAILLGTMLGIVAGLVLTYGKFWMRAPFRFYVDIIRGTPVFVLVLACFYMAPALGWQISAFQAGALGLTLFCGSHVAEIVRGALQALPSGQMEASKAIGLTFYQALGYVLLPQALRQILPTWVNSSTEIVKASTLLSVIGVAELLLSTQQIIARTFMTLEFYLFAGLLFFVINYAIELLGRHIEKRVALP; from the coding sequence ATGTACGAATCCCCCAGTTGGTTACATGAGTTATGGGTGGCACGGGAAGTCCTGTGGCAAGGCTTTATGACCAGTGTGCAGGTCTCGGCCCTGGCGATTTTGTTGGGCACGATGCTCGGCATCGTCGCGGGTCTGGTGCTGACCTACGGCAAGTTCTGGATGCGCGCGCCGTTTCGTTTTTACGTCGACATCATTCGCGGCACGCCCGTGTTTGTATTGGTGCTCGCCTGCTTCTACATGGCGCCTGCGCTGGGCTGGCAGATCAGTGCGTTTCAGGCCGGCGCGTTGGGGCTGACGCTGTTTTGCGGCTCCCACGTCGCCGAGATTGTGCGCGGCGCGTTGCAAGCACTGCCCAGCGGCCAGATGGAAGCGAGCAAGGCCATCGGCCTGACGTTTTATCAAGCGCTCGGTTACGTGTTGTTGCCTCAGGCGTTGCGGCAGATCTTGCCGACCTGGGTCAACTCGTCCACCGAGATCGTCAAGGCTTCGACGCTGTTGTCGGTGATTGGTGTGGCTGAGTTGCTGCTCAGCACCCAGCAGATCATCGCTCGGACCTTCATGACCCTCGAGTTTTACCTGTTCGCCGGATTGCTGTTTTTCGTCATCAACTACGCCATCGAATTACTCGGCCGGCACATTGAAAAGCGGGTGGCCTTGCCATGA
- a CDS encoding amino acid ABC transporter ATP-binding protein, whose translation MTQPQVSIQNQALLDIRGLHKQYGPLEVLKGVDLTMQRGNVVTLIGSSGSGKTTLLRCVNMLEEFQGGQIMLDGESIGYDEINGKRVRHPEKVIARHRAMTGMAFQQFNLFPHLTALQNVTLGLLKVKKLHKDEAVALAEKWLERVGLLERRDHFPGQLSGGQQQRVAIARAIAMNPSLMLFDEVTSALDPELVGEVLSVIKGLAEDGMTMLLVTHEMRFAFEVSDKIVFMNQGRIEEQGPPKELFERPQSPRLAEFLKNTRF comes from the coding sequence ATGACTCAACCTCAAGTTTCGATACAGAATCAGGCGCTGCTGGACATCCGCGGCCTGCACAAGCAATACGGGCCGCTCGAAGTGCTCAAGGGCGTCGACCTGACGATGCAGCGCGGCAACGTCGTGACGCTGATCGGCTCCAGCGGTTCGGGCAAGACCACGCTGCTGCGTTGCGTGAACATGCTCGAAGAGTTCCAGGGCGGGCAGATCATGCTCGATGGCGAGTCCATCGGTTATGACGAGATCAACGGCAAGCGCGTGCGTCACCCGGAAAAAGTTATCGCCCGGCATCGGGCCATGACGGGCATGGCGTTCCAGCAGTTCAACCTGTTTCCGCACCTCACGGCGTTGCAGAACGTCACCCTCGGTCTGCTCAAGGTCAAAAAGCTGCACAAGGATGAAGCAGTGGCCCTGGCGGAAAAATGGCTGGAGCGGGTTGGCTTGCTGGAACGCCGCGATCACTTCCCCGGTCAGTTGTCCGGTGGTCAGCAGCAGCGTGTGGCGATTGCCCGTGCGATTGCGATGAACCCGAGCCTGATGCTGTTCGACGAAGTCACTTCGGCCCTCGATCCGGAACTGGTAGGCGAAGTGCTGAGTGTGATCAAAGGCCTGGCCGAGGACGGCATGACCATGCTGCTGGTGACCCACGAAATGCGCTTTGCGTTTGAAGTCTCGGACAAGATCGTCTTCATGAATCAGGGGCGGATCGAAGAGCAGGGGCCACCCAAGGAACTGTTCGAACGCCCGCAATCACCGCGTCTGGCGGAATTTCTCAAGAACACGCGCTTTTGA
- a CDS encoding RidA family protein translates to MSITRYGTGSTAGGGQPRPFARAVEADGWLHVSGQVPALDGEIIVGGIVEQTHQTMKNLIAILEEAGYGLEDVVRTGVWLEDPRDFWSFNKVFSEYFKSEHAPARACVQANMMVDCKVEIDCIAYKKKA, encoded by the coding sequence ATGAGCATTACTCGTTACGGCACCGGCAGCACCGCCGGTGGCGGCCAGCCCCGTCCTTTCGCCCGCGCCGTTGAAGCCGATGGCTGGCTGCATGTGTCCGGACAAGTACCGGCGCTGGATGGCGAAATCATTGTGGGTGGCATCGTCGAACAGACTCACCAGACCATGAAGAACCTGATCGCGATTCTCGAAGAGGCCGGTTATGGCCTGGAAGATGTGGTGCGCACCGGTGTGTGGCTGGAAGACCCGCGGGATTTCTGGAGTTTCAACAAGGTGTTTTCCGAGTACTTCAAAAGCGAACACGCACCGGCGCGGGCGTGTGTGCAGGCGAATATGATGGTCGATTGCAAGGTTGAGATTGACTGCATCGCGTACAAGAAAAAGGCCTGA
- a CDS encoding PAS domain-containing hybrid sensor histidine kinase/response regulator yields the protein MNASPTGSDAQALIARLDWRRSPLGAASTWPQSLRTAVDIVIHSPMPMLLLWGPQLTQIYNDGFALLAGSKHPHAFGQPTHLIWPELKDFTDPIYSAVLQGQVRTYSEQRFTLQRNGHDSDFWLDLTYSPIRDESAQVAGILVTAIETNERRRIALELEQRSAASLKAQHETEERLQLALAATDAVGTWDWDINEDRFIADTHFAQLHGIDPLLANQLPISAYLQGVHPEDRAMVARSIKHSITHGTEYAEEYRLLQPDGQLRWVFARGRCYKDHHGRPIRFLGAALDLTERKHTEQALRQSQTELQLIINAMPILISYVDSEERFRLNNAAYLDWYGLTPQELFGKTIREVLGEEAYALRAEYIAQALSGKPCCFSIRTPHRDGSIHHALMNYLPRHGADGAVNGFYIFVIDETERKQTEEALRNLNETLEERVAARTQQLAEANQRLQNEMFERERAEEALRHAQKMEALGQLTGGIAHDFNNMLTGIIGSLDLMQRYIADGRAAEVGRFTEAAVSSANRAAALTHRLLAFSRRQSLDRKPLNANDLIHSLEDLLSRTKGDHIELKLQLADDVWPVSTDVSQLENALLNLVINARDAMPDGGELRIETANVYLDSSDINTLEPVKAGDYLMIAVSDNGTGMTPSVLAKAFDPFFTTKPIGQGTGLGLSMIYGFAQQSGGHVSLFSLPGQGTSVRLYLPRLHAAEPENILMPVTSEAPAAIAGETVMLVEDDPAVRMLVLDLLHELGYHAHEAEDAKTALPLLESDLRVDLLVTDVGLPGMNGRQLAEIARQHRPELKVLFMTGYAEKAAERQGFLEEGMDMVAKPFSIDLLANKIRAMIGQPD from the coding sequence ATGAACGCATCACCGACCGGCAGCGATGCCCAGGCCTTGATTGCCCGACTGGACTGGAGACGCAGCCCGCTGGGCGCTGCCAGTACCTGGCCGCAAAGCCTGAGAACCGCCGTGGATATCGTGATTCATTCGCCGATGCCCATGCTGTTGCTGTGGGGGCCGCAGCTCACGCAGATCTACAACGACGGCTTCGCCCTGCTTGCCGGCAGCAAGCATCCACACGCATTCGGACAGCCGACACACCTGATCTGGCCAGAGTTAAAAGACTTTACCGACCCCATTTACAGCGCCGTCCTACAAGGACAGGTACGGACCTACAGTGAACAGCGCTTCACCTTGCAGCGTAATGGCCATGATTCCGACTTCTGGCTGGACCTGACCTACAGCCCCATCCGCGATGAAAGCGCCCAGGTCGCCGGGATTCTGGTCACCGCCATCGAAACCAACGAACGCCGACGCATCGCCCTCGAACTCGAACAGCGCTCGGCCGCCAGCCTCAAGGCCCAGCACGAAACCGAGGAGCGCCTGCAACTGGCCCTCGCGGCCACCGACGCCGTCGGCACCTGGGACTGGGACATAAACGAAGACCGCTTCATTGCCGACACCCACTTCGCCCAGTTACACGGCATCGACCCGCTGCTCGCCAATCAGTTGCCCATCAGCGCCTACCTTCAGGGGGTGCACCCGGAAGACCGCGCCATGGTCGCCCGCAGCATCAAGCACTCCATCACCCACGGCACCGAGTACGCCGAGGAATATCGCCTGCTGCAACCCGACGGTCAGCTGCGCTGGGTGTTTGCCCGGGGTCGTTGCTACAAGGACCACCATGGTCGGCCAATCCGCTTCCTCGGCGCCGCCCTGGACCTGACCGAACGTAAGCACACCGAGCAGGCCTTGCGGCAAAGTCAGACCGAGCTGCAACTGATCATCAACGCCATGCCGATCCTGATCAGCTACGTGGACAGCGAGGAACGCTTTCGCCTGAACAATGCGGCCTACCTCGATTGGTACGGGCTGACGCCTCAGGAGCTCTTTGGCAAAACCATCCGTGAAGTACTGGGTGAAGAAGCCTATGCCTTGCGCGCCGAATACATCGCCCAGGCGCTGTCCGGCAAGCCTTGTTGTTTCAGCATCCGCACCCCACACCGTGACGGCAGCATCCACCATGCCCTGATGAACTACTTGCCGCGCCACGGCGCGGATGGTGCGGTCAATGGTTTCTACATCTTTGTGATTGACGAAACCGAGCGCAAACAGACCGAAGAAGCCCTGCGCAATCTCAACGAAACGCTTGAGGAACGAGTCGCCGCCCGCACCCAGCAATTGGCTGAAGCCAACCAGCGACTGCAGAACGAGATGTTCGAACGCGAGCGCGCCGAAGAGGCGTTGCGGCATGCGCAGAAGATGGAAGCGCTCGGCCAGCTCACCGGCGGCATCGCCCATGACTTCAACAATATGCTCACCGGGATCATTGGCAGCCTCGATTTGATGCAGCGCTATATCGCCGACGGGCGCGCCGCCGAGGTGGGCCGTTTCACCGAGGCGGCAGTGTCCTCGGCCAACCGCGCCGCCGCCCTGACCCATCGCCTGCTGGCGTTTTCCCGGCGTCAGTCACTGGACCGCAAGCCGCTGAACGCCAATGATCTGATCCATTCCCTGGAAGATCTGCTCAGCCGGACCAAGGGCGACCACATCGAGCTCAAACTGCAATTGGCCGATGACGTCTGGCCGGTCAGCACCGACGTCAGCCAGCTGGAAAACGCCCTGCTCAATCTGGTGATCAACGCCCGGGACGCCATGCCCGATGGCGGCGAGTTGCGGATCGAAACCGCCAACGTTTATCTCGACAGCAGTGACATCAACACCCTGGAACCGGTCAAGGCCGGGGATTATCTGATGATTGCCGTCAGCGACAACGGTACCGGCATGACACCGTCGGTGCTGGCCAAAGCTTTCGACCCGTTCTTCACCACCAAACCCATCGGCCAGGGCACCGGTCTTGGGCTGTCGATGATCTATGGTTTTGCCCAGCAGTCGGGCGGTCACGTCAGCCTGTTCAGCTTGCCGGGCCAGGGCACCAGCGTTCGTCTGTACCTGCCGCGGCTGCACGCCGCAGAGCCCGAAAACATCCTGATGCCGGTCACCAGCGAGGCGCCGGCCGCGATCGCCGGTGAAACCGTGATGTTGGTGGAGGACGACCCGGCGGTGCGCATGCTGGTGCTCGACCTGCTCCACGAGCTGGGTTACCACGCCCATGAAGCCGAAGACGCGAAGACCGCCCTGCCCCTGCTGGAATCCGACCTGCGGGTCGATTTGCTGGTCACCGATGTCGGGCTGCCGGGGATGAACGGTCGGCAACTGGCGGAGATTGCGCGCCAGCACCGCCCCGAGCTCAAAGTGCTGTTCATGACCGGTTACGCGGAAAAAGCCGCCGAGCGCCAGGGCTTCCTGGAGGAAGGCATGGACATGGTGGCCAAGCCCTTTTCCATTGACCTGTTGGCCAACAAGATTCGCGCGATGATCGGTCAACCGGACTGA
- a CDS encoding IclR family transcriptional regulator produces MTEDTIKRRARGLDRAFDILDFLKEVGKPLRPNEIASGIGSPKSTVYELVASLLERRILEAVGKDGHVYLGRQLYFLGQAHLRHFDLTREADHALQEIVSQTRETAQMCLLNGRKYTVALMKEGERHFRISSDIGENAPIPWTASGRLLLAHLSDQEIVDLIDHDDFILPNGECLPLEQFLGEIRQAAIDGFFSFDSVADTFTHCFAAPVKDPNGVAIATLCIVAPRADAKNNYNDYRRVLIDSANSLARRISE; encoded by the coding sequence ATGACCGAAGACACCATCAAGCGCCGGGCTCGCGGTCTGGACCGGGCGTTCGATATCCTCGATTTTCTCAAGGAAGTCGGCAAGCCCCTGCGCCCGAACGAAATTGCCAGCGGCATTGGCAGCCCGAAATCCACGGTCTACGAATTGGTTGCCTCCCTGCTGGAGCGACGGATTCTGGAGGCCGTGGGCAAGGACGGTCACGTCTACCTCGGCCGTCAGCTGTACTTCCTCGGGCAAGCGCATTTACGCCATTTCGACCTGACCCGCGAGGCCGATCATGCCTTGCAGGAGATCGTCAGCCAGACCCGCGAAACCGCGCAGATGTGCCTGCTCAACGGACGAAAATACACCGTGGCCTTGATGAAAGAGGGCGAGCGGCATTTCCGCATTTCCTCGGACATCGGCGAGAACGCGCCGATCCCCTGGACCGCTTCCGGGCGCCTGCTGCTGGCGCACTTGAGCGACCAGGAAATCGTCGATCTGATTGATCACGACGACTTCATCCTGCCCAACGGTGAATGCCTGCCGCTTGAACAGTTTCTCGGTGAAATCCGTCAGGCCGCTATCGATGGCTTTTTCTCCTTCGATAGCGTCGCGGACACCTTTACCCATTGCTTCGCCGCCCCGGTCAAAGACCCGAACGGTGTGGCCATTGCAACCCTGTGCATCGTCGCCCCAAGGGCCGATGCCAAGAACAATTACAACGACTACCGCCGGGTGCTGATCGACAGTGCCAACAGCCTGGCCCGTCGCATCAGTGAATAA
- a CDS encoding peptidylprolyl isomerase, with translation MKAQARHILVKTSEEAEQLKQRIAKGEAFDVLAKKYSTCPSGKRGGDLGEVRPGQMVGVIDAVIFKKPLRVVHGPIKSKFGYHLVQVFYRD, from the coding sequence ATGAAAGCTCAAGCCCGCCATATTCTGGTGAAAACCTCGGAAGAAGCCGAACAGCTCAAACAACGCATCGCCAAGGGCGAAGCCTTCGATGTGCTGGCCAAGAAGTATTCCACCTGCCCGTCCGGCAAGCGCGGCGGCGACTTGGGTGAAGTGCGGCCCGGGCAGATGGTTGGAGTTATCGATGCCGTGATTTTCAAAAAACCTTTGCGCGTGGTGCACGGACCGATCAAGAGCAAGTTCGGCTATCACCTGGTGCAGGTGTTTTACCGGGATTAA
- a CDS encoding acetoacetate--CoA ligase: MSDILWQPSAKRIGKTRMEAFRRFINQRHNLHVDDYPALHQWSIDQRVAFWQAIVDFFDIRFHDQPDAVLVEGAQMPSAQWFPGATLNFAEHLLRRRDDAMAVIAIGENGQREHLTWAELAEHVAGFQNSLKAAGVGLGDRVAACMPNTWQTLVAMLGTTSLGAIWSCSSPDFGTQGVIDRFGQIEPTVLITCAGYRYAGKDIDQTAKVNEILERLPSLQQLIVVPYARPQARIEHFHTRANVTLWDDFYDAGGEPDFVAVPFAHPLYILYSSGTTGVPKCIIHSTGGVLLQHVKEHGLHCDLGPGDRLFYYTTCGWMMWNWLVSALAVDSTVVLYDGSPFHPAPERLIDLIDDECISVFGTSPKYLATLESNGVKPRESHDLSSLKTLLCTGSALSPQSYDYVYRDLKPDLCLASMSGGTDIVSCFVNSNPLQPVRSGEIQGKSLGMAVEVWNDNGQPVIGEKGELVCTRHFPAIPIGFWNDPQQEKLRASYFSQFPGVWAQGDYAEQLPHGAMMIHGRSDAVLNPGGVRIGTAEIYRQVEKVPQVLDSVAIGQQWQDDVRVVLFVRLREGIELDEALQQQIRQVIRANTTPRHVPAKIVAVTDIPRTISGKVVELAVRNVVHGQKVKNTDALANPEALEQFRNRPELND, from the coding sequence ATGTCCGACATCCTCTGGCAACCCAGCGCCAAGCGCATCGGCAAGACCCGCATGGAGGCCTTCCGGCGCTTCATCAATCAGCGACACAACCTCCACGTCGACGACTACCCTGCCCTGCATCAATGGTCCATCGATCAGCGGGTTGCGTTCTGGCAGGCCATCGTCGATTTCTTCGACATCCGTTTCCACGATCAACCGGACGCGGTGCTGGTGGAAGGCGCTCAAATGCCCAGCGCCCAATGGTTTCCCGGCGCCACCCTGAACTTCGCCGAACACCTGCTGCGCCGTCGCGACGATGCCATGGCGGTCATTGCCATCGGCGAGAACGGCCAGCGTGAACACCTGACTTGGGCAGAACTGGCCGAGCATGTCGCCGGGTTTCAGAACAGCTTGAAAGCCGCCGGTGTCGGCCTCGGTGACCGCGTTGCGGCGTGCATGCCCAATACCTGGCAAACCCTCGTGGCGATGCTCGGCACCACCAGTTTGGGAGCGATCTGGTCCTGTTCCTCACCGGACTTCGGCACCCAGGGCGTAATCGACCGTTTCGGCCAGATCGAGCCGACAGTGCTGATCACCTGCGCCGGTTACCGCTATGCCGGCAAGGACATCGACCAGACCGCCAAGGTCAATGAAATCCTCGAGCGCTTGCCGTCCTTGCAGCAGTTGATTGTCGTGCCTTACGCCCGACCGCAAGCGCGCATCGAACATTTCCACACCCGGGCCAACGTGACGCTCTGGGATGATTTCTACGACGCTGGCGGCGAGCCGGATTTCGTTGCCGTGCCCTTCGCTCATCCGCTGTACATCCTCTATTCCAGCGGCACCACCGGCGTACCGAAATGCATCATTCACAGCACGGGTGGTGTGTTGCTGCAACACGTCAAGGAACATGGCCTGCATTGCGATCTCGGTCCCGGCGACCGGTTGTTCTACTACACCACCTGCGGCTGGATGATGTGGAACTGGCTGGTCTCGGCGCTGGCCGTGGACAGCACGGTGGTGCTGTACGACGGCTCGCCATTTCATCCCGCCCCCGAGCGTCTGATCGACCTGATCGACGACGAATGCATCAGTGTCTTCGGCACCAGCCCCAAGTACCTTGCGACCCTGGAAAGCAACGGCGTCAAACCTCGCGAAAGCCATGACCTGAGCAGCCTCAAAACCCTGCTCTGCACCGGTTCCGCGTTGTCGCCGCAGAGTTACGACTACGTCTACCGCGACCTCAAGCCTGACCTTTGCCTGGCCTCGATGTCCGGCGGCACCGACATCGTTTCGTGTTTTGTGAACAGCAATCCGCTGCAGCCGGTACGCAGTGGCGAGATACAAGGCAAAAGCCTGGGCATGGCGGTGGAAGTCTGGAACGACAACGGCCAGCCGGTGATCGGCGAAAAAGGTGAGCTGGTGTGCACCCGGCACTTCCCGGCAATCCCCATCGGGTTTTGGAATGACCCTCAGCAGGAAAAGCTTCGTGCCTCGTATTTCAGTCAGTTCCCCGGCGTCTGGGCCCAAGGCGATTACGCAGAACAATTGCCCCATGGCGCGATGATGATCCACGGACGCTCCGACGCCGTGCTCAATCCCGGCGGCGTGCGCATCGGCACTGCGGAAATCTACCGTCAGGTGGAGAAAGTCCCACAGGTTCTGGACAGCGTGGCGATCGGTCAGCAATGGCAGGATGACGTGCGGGTGGTGCTATTCGTGCGATTGCGCGAGGGCATCGAACTGGACGAAGCGCTACAACAACAGATCCGCCAGGTTATCCGCGCCAACACCACACCGCGGCATGTGCCGGCGAAGATTGTCGCGGTGACTGATATACCGCGCACCATCAGCGGCAAGGTCGTTGAACTGGCGGTGAGGAATGTGGTGCATGGGCAGAAGGTCAAGAACACCGATGCACTGGCCAATCCCGAGGCGCTTGAGCAATTCCGAAACCGCCCCGAACTCAACGACTGA
- a CDS encoding amino acid deaminase encodes MSSAKNTAAVEKGFAHTGANLVRDVSLPALVLHREALEHNIRWMQAFVSNSGAELAPHGKTSMTPALFQRQLDAGAWGITLASATQTRAAYSHGVHRVLMANQLVGTPNMALIADLMADPAFDFHCMVDHPDNVADLGAYFASRGVRLNVMIEYGVVGGRCGCRTEDEVVALAKAIAAQPALALTGIEGYEGVIHGDHAVSGIRAFADSLVRLAVQLQDSGAFAIPKPIITASGSAWYDLIAESFEAQNAGGRFLSVLRPGSYVAHDHGIYKEAQCCVLDRRSDLHEGLRPALEVWAHVQSLPEPGFAVIALGKRDVAYDAGLPVPLMRYKAGVVPAMGDDVSACKVTAVMDQHAFMTVAPGVELRVGDIISFGTSHPCLTFDKWRIGCLVDEQLNVIETMETCF; translated from the coding sequence ATGTCTTCTGCCAAAAATACTGCCGCCGTGGAAAAGGGCTTTGCCCACACTGGCGCCAACCTGGTGCGCGACGTCAGCCTGCCGGCGCTGGTGCTGCACCGCGAAGCACTGGAACACAACATTCGCTGGATGCAGGCGTTTGTCAGCAACAGCGGAGCCGAGCTCGCGCCCCACGGTAAAACCAGCATGACCCCAGCGCTGTTTCAGCGCCAACTGGACGCCGGTGCCTGGGGCATCACCCTGGCCAGCGCCACGCAAACCCGCGCGGCTTACTCCCATGGCGTGCATCGGGTGCTGATGGCCAACCAATTGGTCGGTACGCCGAACATGGCGTTGATCGCCGATCTGATGGCCGATCCGGCTTTCGACTTCCATTGCATGGTCGATCACCCGGACAACGTCGCTGACCTCGGCGCGTATTTCGCCTCGCGCGGTGTGCGCTTGAACGTGATGATCGAGTACGGCGTGGTCGGTGGTCGTTGCGGTTGCCGCACGGAAGACGAAGTGGTCGCGCTGGCCAAGGCCATCGCGGCGCAACCGGCGTTGGCGCTGACCGGGATCGAAGGATACGAAGGGGTGATTCACGGCGATCACGCTGTGAGCGGCATCCGTGCGTTCGCTGATTCTTTGGTGCGTCTGGCCGTGCAATTGCAGGACAGCGGCGCGTTCGCCATTCCCAAGCCGATCATCACTGCGTCGGGTTCGGCCTGGTATGACCTGATCGCCGAGTCCTTCGAAGCGCAGAACGCCGGTGGGCGTTTCCTCAGTGTGCTGCGTCCCGGTAGCTATGTGGCTCACGACCATGGCATCTATAAAGAAGCGCAATGCTGCGTGCTCGACCGCCGCAGCGACTTGCACGAAGGCCTGCGCCCGGCGCTGGAAGTCTGGGCTCACGTGCAGTCGTTGCCGGAACCGGGCTTTGCGGTGATCGCCCTGGGTAAACGCGACGTGGCCTACGACGCCGGGTTGCCGGTGCCGCTGATGCGCTACAAGGCCGGTGTAGTGCCGGCGATGGGCGATGACGTCAGCGCCTGCAAGGTGACGGCGGTGATGGACCAGCATGCGTTCATGACCGTGGCGCCGGGGGTTGAGTTGCGGGTGGGGGACATTATTTCCTTTGGTACCTCGCATCCGTGCCTGACGTTCGACAAGTGGCGTATCGGGTGTCTGGTGGATGAGCAACTGAACGTCATCGAAACCATGGAAACCTGTTTCTAA
- a CDS encoding PilT/PilU family type 4a pilus ATPase → MEIDALLRLLASQNGSDLYLSTGAPPSARFEGVLKPLADQPFKPGEVAAIAASIMDAEQRLEFDRELEMNLAISLTGVGRFRVNIFKQRNDVSVVARNIKLDIPRFEDLKLPPVLLETVMLKQGLMLFVGATDSGKSTSLAALIDYRNRHSSGHIITIEDPVEYIHRHKKSIINQREVGVDTRSFHAALKNTLRQAPDVVLIGEIRDRETMEHALAFADTGHLVISTLHAHNAHQALDRIINFFPEERRTQLLHDLGNNLKAFVSQRLVHTRDGQRRAAVEVMLGTPTVGDLIRRNELSELKGIMEKSVELGMQTFDGALYALVVDGAINEEEALKHADSVNNLRLRLKLHAEASPGPHAPPGEWGLMD, encoded by the coding sequence ATGGAAATCGATGCACTGTTAAGGCTCCTGGCCAGCCAGAATGGCTCCGATCTTTATCTGTCTACCGGTGCGCCACCCAGCGCACGGTTCGAGGGTGTGCTCAAACCCTTGGCCGATCAGCCATTCAAGCCGGGAGAAGTCGCGGCCATTGCCGCGTCCATCATGGACGCCGAACAGCGTCTGGAGTTCGATCGGGAGCTGGAGATGAACCTGGCCATCTCTTTGACAGGTGTCGGGCGCTTTCGGGTCAATATCTTTAAACAACGCAACGATGTGTCAGTCGTGGCGCGCAACATCAAGCTCGACATTCCGCGTTTCGAAGACCTCAAACTGCCGCCGGTGCTGCTCGAGACTGTGATGCTCAAACAAGGATTGATGCTGTTCGTCGGCGCTACCGACTCGGGTAAGTCAACCTCGCTGGCAGCATTGATCGACTACCGCAATCGCCACAGCAGTGGCCACATCATCACCATTGAAGACCCGGTCGAGTACATCCATCGGCACAAGAAGTCGATCATCAACCAGCGTGAGGTCGGCGTCGATACCCGCAGTTTTCACGCCGCATTGAAAAATACCTTGCGCCAGGCACCGGACGTGGTGTTGATCGGCGAAATTCGTGACCGCGAGACGATGGAGCACGCGCTGGCGTTTGCCGATACCGGTCATCTGGTTATCTCCACCCTGCATGCCCACAACGCCCATCAGGCGCTGGACCGGATCATCAACTTCTTTCCCGAGGAGCGCCGGACGCAGCTGCTTCATGATCTGGGCAACAACCTCAAGGCATTCGTTTCCCAGCGGTTGGTGCATACCCGTGACGGTCAGCGACGGGCGGCGGTGGAAGTGATGCTCGGGACGCCAACCGTCGGCGACCTGATTCGGCGCAATGAGTTATCCGAGCTCAAGGGGATTATGGAGAAGTCTGTAGAACTGGGGATGCAGACGTTCGACGGAGCGCTTTACGCGTTGGTCGTCGATGGGGCGATCAATGAGGAGGAAGCGTTGAAGCATGCGGATTCGGTGAACAACTTGCGCTTGCGGCTGAAGCTGCACGCCGAAGCGTCACCGGGTCCCCATGCGCCGCCGGGCGAATGGGGACTCATGGACTGA